In one window of Paraflavitalea soli DNA:
- a CDS encoding ABC-F family ATP-binding cassette domain-containing protein yields MLAGFTNMTFEFGARAIVEEATWHIQPNERIGLIGYNGTGKSTLLKLLVGEYLPSAGTVERSRGTSIGYLHQDLLSFDTNDSILEVALGAFERVRQLEVELEAVGKELEKTGDEDLLIKYTDMLHEMDTLDGYNIHHKTEEILQGLGFANADLGRPYKEFSGGWRMRVLLAKMILQAPDLLLLDEPTNHLDLPSIEWLEKYLTHYQGSVVIISHDKYFLNRMVTKIIELYQRRLHIYNGNYAFYETEKELRLDLAQRAYENQQDYIRQQERFIERFKAKASKAAAAQSAMKRLDKLDRLEDIGIERPSLRINFQVDKVPGKVLCELKHLSKSFGNNKIIENTSAEINRGDKIALIGANGKGKSTVLRIIAGVESFTGERRWGHNVDESFYAQHQLEALNINDTILDEMKNAGSQKTELELRTILGCFLFSGDDADKKIKVLSGGEKARVALAKTIISKANFLMLDEPTNHLDMHTVDLLIEALNKYEGSLILVSHDRYFISKVANKIWEIDDHQIKDFNGGYEEWVEWKERMKKKADEEKRIQNTEDRIQKGGGKSQASDTKGQKTEEKPKSQPAPVAQPQPVLAKQEPVNKEAKKELQKKQRLFKELEEKITTLTTQKNQLEASLASPDVFSDKNKFLAAEQSYKSTVENLKQASEEYEKVFESIIDLESQ; encoded by the coding sequence ATGTTAGCAGGATTTACGAATATGACCTTTGAATTTGGTGCGCGTGCTATTGTGGAAGAAGCAACCTGGCATATTCAGCCCAACGAAAGAATAGGACTGATCGGGTACAATGGTACGGGAAAGTCGACGCTGTTGAAACTGCTGGTAGGTGAATACCTCCCTTCGGCCGGTACGGTAGAGCGTAGCCGCGGCACTTCGATTGGTTACCTGCACCAGGACCTGCTGAGCTTTGATACAAATGATTCGATACTGGAAGTAGCGCTGGGCGCTTTTGAAAGAGTAAGACAGCTGGAAGTGGAACTGGAAGCAGTGGGCAAGGAACTGGAAAAAACAGGTGATGAAGACCTGTTGATCAAGTATACGGATATGCTGCATGAAATGGATACGCTGGACGGCTATAATATCCACCACAAAACAGAAGAAATATTACAGGGCCTGGGGTTTGCCAACGCGGATCTCGGTCGTCCCTATAAAGAGTTCAGCGGTGGCTGGCGGATGCGGGTATTGCTGGCAAAGATGATCCTGCAGGCGCCCGACCTGCTCCTGCTCGATGAGCCTACGAACCACCTTGACCTTCCCTCGATTGAATGGCTGGAAAAATACCTCACGCATTACCAGGGCTCAGTAGTTATTATCAGTCACGATAAATACTTCCTGAACCGGATGGTGACGAAGATCATTGAACTGTACCAACGCCGGCTGCATATTTACAATGGCAACTATGCCTTCTATGAAACAGAGAAGGAACTGAGGCTGGACCTGGCACAACGGGCTTATGAAAACCAGCAGGACTATATTCGTCAGCAGGAAAGGTTTATTGAACGTTTTAAGGCCAAGGCCTCCAAGGCAGCAGCTGCGCAGAGTGCTATGAAGCGCCTGGATAAACTGGACCGGTTGGAAGATATCGGTATTGAACGTCCCAGTTTGCGCATCAACTTCCAGGTAGACAAGGTACCTGGCAAGGTATTGTGCGAATTGAAACACCTGAGCAAGAGTTTTGGCAATAACAAGATCATAGAAAATACAAGCGCCGAGATCAACCGCGGTGATAAGATCGCGCTGATCGGGGCCAACGGTAAGGGTAAATCTACGGTGCTGCGCATTATAGCCGGGGTAGAATCGTTTACGGGCGAGCGTCGCTGGGGCCATAATGTGGATGAGAGCTTTTATGCACAGCACCAGCTGGAAGCGCTGAACATCAACGATACGATCCTGGATGAGATGAAGAATGCAGGCAGCCAGAAAACGGAACTGGAATTGCGCACGATACTGGGTTGTTTCCTGTTTAGCGGCGATGATGCGGATAAGAAGATCAAGGTATTGAGCGGAGGTGAGAAAGCCAGGGTGGCATTGGCCAAGACGATCATCAGCAAGGCCAACTTCCTGATGCTCGATGAGCCTACGAACCACCTGGATATGCATACGGTAGACCTGTTGATCGAGGCATTGAATAAATACGAAGGCAGCCTCATCCTGGTGAGTCACGACCGTTATTTCATCTCCAAAGTAGCCAATAAGATCTGGGAAATAGACGATCATCAGATCAAGGATTTTAATGGAGGTTATGAAGAATGGGTGGAATGGAAAGAACGGATGAAGAAGAAGGCGGACGAGGAGAAAAGGATACAGAATACAGAAGACAGAATACAGAAGGGAGGCGGGAAAAGTCAAGCATCTGACACGAAAGGCCAGAAGACGGAAGAGAAGCCCAAATCGCAGCCTGCGCCGGTGGCGCAACCTCAACCTGTGCTTGCCAAACAGGAGCCTGTAAACAAAGAGGCTAAGAAGGAGCTGCAAAAAAAACAACGCCTTTTTAAAGAACTCGAAGAAAAAATAACTACCTTAACAACACAAAAAAATCAACTGGAGGCATCACTGGCTTCCCCTGATGTGTTTTCTGATAAGAATAAGTTCCTCGCAGCGGAGCAATCGTATAAAAGCACCGTTGAAAACCTTAAACAAGCTTCGGAAGAGTACGAGAAAGTATTTGAAAGTATTATTGACTTAGAATCACAGTAG
- a CDS encoding LysM peptidoglycan-binding domain-containing protein — MALQDKYKELVDAAKGSGVTNLQVREQDNVLYVDGEAPTYAIKDQLWAIYDKIDPDYRAGDLVLNVTVSASATPEEYEVVAGDNLTKIGKKFGIPWKDIFEANKDQIKNPDLIKVGAKLKIPRKA; from the coding sequence ATGGCATTGCAAGACAAATACAAAGAACTGGTGGATGCTGCCAAAGGGTCCGGCGTCACCAACCTGCAGGTGCGTGAGCAGGACAATGTGCTGTATGTTGACGGCGAAGCGCCCACTTATGCAATAAAAGACCAGCTATGGGCTATCTATGATAAAATAGATCCGGATTACCGGGCAGGCGACCTGGTATTGAATGTTACGGTATCGGCCTCGGCTACCCCGGAAGAATATGAAGTAGTAGCGGGCGATAACCTGACGAAGATCGGTAAGAAGTTCGGTATCCCCTGGAAAGATATCTTCGAAGCAAACAAAGACCAGATCAAAAATCCTGACCTCATAAAAGTAGGCGCTAAGTTGAAGATACCGAGGAAAGCGTAG
- a CDS encoding BON domain-containing protein, which produces MMKTIPTRLTLLSLLIAVSGLLMYSCKSKVKDSDLQVVIEDKAKTITGLGTATASVKDGVVTLSGEATDETAKVAYESAIKTIPGVKQVINNITVAPAPVTTEPVVISPDETLKNAVNDVLKSYNSVKADVKDGVVTLTGEIKKAELTTLMPLLHALKPKKIENKLTVKK; this is translated from the coding sequence ATGATGAAAACAATTCCAACGAGGCTTACACTGCTCTCGCTCCTGATAGCAGTAAGCGGGCTTTTGATGTATTCCTGTAAAAGCAAGGTAAAAGACAGCGATCTCCAGGTAGTTATTGAAGACAAAGCAAAAACCATTACAGGCCTGGGCACGGCCACAGCTTCTGTAAAAGACGGCGTGGTGACGCTCAGTGGAGAGGCTACGGACGAAACAGCCAAAGTAGCTTATGAATCGGCCATCAAAACCATTCCGGGGGTAAAACAGGTGATCAACAATATCACCGTAGCACCAGCGCCGGTAACCACGGAGCCGGTTGTTATTTCACCCGACGAAACGCTTAAAAACGCGGTGAATGATGTGCTTAAATCCTACAACAGTGTAAAAGCTGATGTAAAAGACGGCGTGGTAACGCTTACGGGTGAGATCAAGAAAGCTGAACTCACTACCTTGATGCCGCTGCTGCATGCTTTAAAGCCAAAGAAAATTGAGAATAAGCTAACCGTTAAAAAATAA